A genomic region of Zea mays cultivar B73 chromosome 6, Zm-B73-REFERENCE-NAM-5.0, whole genome shotgun sequence contains the following coding sequences:
- the LOC109940203 gene encoding uncharacterized protein — protein sequence MTCPGRWQAKLTTKQLAPFNLSEGTRTESSQLVWTGTMTEAPSGLDPGLLQFTRVFCFLGSWNKKNVPREAGLPACLAPALLRACDQDQSSTSPSRRAKAVQHATTKFRAHRVGSSRTERVVQD from the exons ATGACTTGTCCAG GGAGGTGGCAAGCCAAGTTGACAACCAAGCAGCTAGCGCCCTTCAATTTGTCGGAAGGAACCAGAACTGAGTCCAGTCAACT GGTTTGGACTGGAACAATGACGGAGGCTCCCTCTGGTCTGGACCCTGGACTGCTACAGTTTACTCGGGTATTTTGTTTTCTCGGAAGTTGGAACAAGAAGAATGTGCCTCGTGAGGCCGGCCTTCCTGCCTGCCTGGCGCCTGCCTTGCTGCGAGCCTGCGACCAAGATCAGAGCTCCACGTCTCCGTCGCGCCGGGCCAAAGCCGTGCAGCACGCGACGACGAAATTCAGGGCACATCGCGTAGGCAGTAGTAGGACCGAGAGAGTTGTGCAAGACTAG